CGACGACGCTCGAGGTGTCGACGTAGGCGACCCTCACTCGCGCTCCCCCAAGAAGCGCTCGAGTGCCCCCGGGCGCCGCTTCACCAGGGCCGGGCTAGGCCTCCGGGTACGGGCGGCCAGCCGCGACGACGCCCTACGCAGGACCCCCGCGCGCTCGAGCCTCTCCAGCCTGCCCGACAGCCCTCGTTCGGCTGCGATGGGCCTGATCTCGGCTACCGGCTCGCCGCGATAGGAGATGGTCACCGTTCGACCCTCCCGCACCCGGCGCAGAATCTCGGAGAAGCGGGCCTTGGCATCGTACGTCGAGTAGATATCTGACATGAAAAGCAATCTAACTAGTCAGACTGGTCAGATCCATGGGGAACGGAGTCAGTTCACCCCACCGTCACACCCCCGCCCACCCGGACTCGCTGCCCCACGTGGGCGGCGGCCTGCGCCTGCGGTCATCTTCGGCTGGGGCTACGGCGGCCAGCACGTGTTCATCGTGCCCGCGCTCGACCTCGTCGTGTCGACCAACTCCTGGAACCCCGACGGGACGACGCGCGGGTTCGAGATCTTCGAGGCGGTG
The window above is part of the Gemmatimonadota bacterium genome. Proteins encoded here:
- a CDS encoding type II toxin-antitoxin system prevent-host-death family antitoxin; this encodes MSDIYSTYDAKARFSEILRRVREGRTVTISYRGEPVAEIRPIAAERGLSGRLERLERAGVLRRASSRLAARTRRPSPALVKRRPGALERFLGERE